TTTAGTAGGTCAAACGGTCCAATTAAAAATATATCCTGATTACTTTGTCGTCTATGCCAACCATGAAGAAGTCTGTCGGCATCAAAAAATAGAGGGATCTCATCAGTATCAACTTGACATATACCACTACCTCAAGACGTTGATGAGAAAACCAGGGGCGTTAAAGCACTCATTGGTGCTCAAACATTCGCCTGACTTGAAAGCCCTCTACGACTTACATTATAAAGAAAAACCACGGGAATTCCTAGCCAGATTAGACCAGTGCAGATCCTTATCGAGGGATCAGTTAATAGAAGGCCTTAGCCAGAATACAACGTCGAATTCATCATTACCTCTTTTTCAAGAAGTGGAGGCCATGACAGAGTTCATTGAAGCAGATTGGCAACGATTAAATATTTTATATGGATTGGAGCGTGTGACGAGTGAAAATTGAAGAAGCGGCCAGAGAATTAAAATTAGCTTATATTCGGGAACATTACACAGACTATCTAAAGGAAGCCACTCACCGTGGGTTAAACCTAGAAGAAGCTTTAAACGAATTATTGTGTGAAGAAGTCACGCAACGACGTGAGCGGAGTCATCAACGTCGCATTAAGCAGGCAAAATTTGATCAGAAGAAATACTTAGCGGATTTTGATGATAGCGTATTTGACGAATATCCTCGTCAGCAGCTATGTCAGTTAAAAACACTGGATTTTATAAAGCGGAAAGAGAATGCGATATTAATTGGGAATCCCGGTACTGGAAAAACCCATTTTAGTATTGGAATAGGGATTGAAGCATGTTTACAAGGTTTGAGTGTCCAATTTGTCAATGCACCGAACTTAATTATTCAACTGAAAGAAGCAGTCACACAGAGTCAATTTGTGCGTTTTAAACGTCGGTTTGAAAGTGTGGATCTTGTGATTATTGATGAATTGGGCTACCTCTCCTTTGATGAATCGGGAGCGGAGCTTTTATTCAACTTACTATCAAATCGTAACGACAAAGGGTCGATAATGCTTACCACTAACCTCACCTTTGACCGATGGCAGGAATGTTTTAAAGATCCAACACTTACAGGCGCTTTAGTCGATCGATTAGCCTATCAAGCTAATGTCATTGATATGCGTGGAGAAAGTTACCGAATTAAACAAACGAGTTCATGGATTGATTCAATGACTGACCGATAAATTGCAGCAAAGTGGACCAATTTTGAATAGCAAGGTGGACCAATTTTCAGTTGACATTTACAAAAGAACGATTAATTGAGTTATGTAGAGAATTACGATTACCAAGTATCCGAAAAATGGTACAAGAAGAAGGAACATTTCATAATCCAACCGAAGCCTTTCCTGTTCTTCTCCAAGTCTTAGAACAGGAAAAGAATGACCGCTTTATTCGTTCAAAACAAAATCGAATACGTATCGCTAACTTTCCACAAAAGAAATTGTTAGAAGAGTTAGTAATAGATGCCTTACCAGAACAAGCAAAGCAAAAGTTACCACATCTAAAATCGTTAGATTTTATTAAAGAGGGGCAAAATGTGATTTTAACTGGATCGCCAGGTACTGGAAAATCCCATATAGCGATAGGATTAGGGATGGAGGCATGTTTAACGGGATATCGCGTCTTTTTTGCGACAGTCCCTTCCCTCATCAATCAGTTGAAAGAGCATCGCTCAGAAAGAACCTTACGGTCATTCGAATTAAAATTTGAAAATTACGATCTCGTCATTATTGATGAACTTGGGTATATTTCTTTCGACAAAGAAGGGGCTGAATTATTATTTTCACATCTATCTTTGCGAGCAGGAAGAAAATCTACAATTATCACGAGTAATTTGTCATTTTTAAAATGGCAGGAAATATTTCATGATCCAGTACTAACAGCTGCATTAACCGACCGTTTGACTCATAAATCACATGTTGTAAATATGATCGGTCCTTCTTACAGAATGAAAGAAACAGAACAATGGATAAAAGATAATTCAAAGATGACAGTGGCTCAGTTTTAAATTGCGAAATGGCTCACTTTTAACTTGCGAAATACACATAGAATTCAAACTATTTATATCGAGATAGATATAGAATTCAAATAAAATTAAATAAGCTGGGTAGAATTTAACCCAGCTAATAAAATAATATACTTAATAAAGAATTCTAGTCTTTTACCCAAGAATGTGGTTTTGATTTTCCTTTACTATCTTTTGGTTTTCTGGGACAGTTTCCAGGAAGCGGTCTACTAGATCTTGTAGTGCGTCTTCCGCAATAAGTACAAACCCATTTTTGCATAGTTTTTCACCCCCTTCTCTCTAATTCTTCCATAAAAATTTCATCTACTCTTGAAAAAGATTCCTTCGCTTCTAAATTTTCCTTGGCTTTTTTTCTTTCTTCGGGAGACATATCTCTAACGCTTCTCTTTACTTTATTGCGAGTCTCTGTTTCTAAGTTTTCTATAATTTCATCCTTATTTTCTATAGCATCTTTTAATAAATCGAATAAAAATTTTAGAACCCATAATATAGCTTTACCAATCCATTTCATTATATTTTTTAGAAGTTCCATAAACATCCTCCTTCATTTAATTCGTTTCCAATTACATTTTCCGTGTGAGTAGCAGGTCAGATCATCAGCTGTTGCAGGATTAAACATGGTTGCTTTTGTACGACCGCATTTACGACATTGGTACACTTTGTCTGAGGTAGCTAAAGATAAAGTGTTTCTTATTGTTTTTTTAAAGATTCAGATTATTTCTCCCTTTTCTTTTTTTTAAATCGCTTACTATCCGATTGATATGACGTACTGAATATCCATATTTACTTGCTAATTTATTTGAATTTGAACCATCGTATTCCTTAGAAATTATGTTTTCAAGTCCTTCTTTCGAAAGTATTCTCATTGGAAAGTTAATATACATCCCTTTATAGACTTCGAAGATTTTTAATGTGTTTTCTTTACCTATGATTGATGACAGGTCTTCATATATTACCTGCCAATCATCAGGGTTGGTGTCATTAAAGCTCATATAAACCCTCCTCAAAATGATTCTAACTTTTTCTGCAGGACAAGGTTAGCGACAAAAGACCTAGACAAATTCCAGAGAAATAACAAAGGCATAAATGCATTTAATTGTATAAATGCTTAGGAACAGGTCTTCAACCTTCCTTACTAGCTCCTCTCATGTCTCAAAACCTCGGGGAATCGGGAAATTAACTACTACTAACTAAATCCAAAATTCAATTGGAGAACGCAAAAAGAACCTTCCATCTTGAAGGTTCTTTTTGTCATCAGATTCGATTTTAGGTGTGTTAATTTGAGGTGAATCATTAGGATCGGGGGATGGATTCATTTTCAGATACTCGGCTATATTAGCTTCATTAAAGCATAGTAGGATATCGAACTTTTCTGTATTCTTGTTCCATTGAATTTCTTTGATGAAGGCTAGGTAGATGTCTTTCAAAACTTCCTTGTTCTTCGTTCCTTTAGCAAGTCTTACAAGCCTATTGACTATTGATACGACTTGGTTGATGTCGTAGTCTGAGAAATCTTTTTCCAAACGCTTATCCAGTGCTAAAATCTCATTCTGTAACTCTGTGATTTCAGACTTTAGGCGTAAAATAGCTTCTTGCCATATGTCCGAAAAGTCAGGCTCACTCTCAATTTTTTCTTGATAGACTAGGACATTATTTTGTATCTTGATAATTTTTTCTGTGGTTTTTAATCGTTTCCTTTTCAATTGCTCTTTACCTACAGTATTTTCCTCTTTCATTTTAGTTAAGAGATGTTTGATAAGATCTGGGGAATTGAGAAGTCCTTCCAATCTATCAGCTACTTTTTGTTCAGCGATTTCAGCATTAATTCCGTTCCCACGACAAACGCTTGAGCCTTTATTTTTGAATGTGCCACATACATAATATTTCTTATGAACTTTCGTACCATCTTTTTTCTTGTAGTATGAATTGTTTATGACCATGTGACCTCCACACTGCGGGCATTTGATGATACCAGTCAGTATATTTGCTCCTGTGCGACTTTTCTCGGGATTTCGGGAACGAATTTCTCGGAGTTGAGCAACTTTGTTCCAAGTTGTTTTATCGATGATTGCTTCATGTTTTCCCTTTGATTTAATGGGATTTCCTTGTAATTCCTTGATGTTTTTAGCATTTCTTCCGTATACGATATCACCACAGTAGACTGGATTCTCGAGTATGTCTTTGACTGCAACAGATGAAAATGGATTGCCTTTCTTAGTAACGTATCCTTGCTGATTTAAATCGTTGGCTATTGCTCTTAAACCCATTCCACCTATGTAGGAATTATAGATATGCTTAATGATTTTGGCTTCATCTTGATTAACTACCAAAGTGTTTTTATGAGTTTTATTCTGGAGGTTATCATAGCCTAGCACACGATTTCCATTCCATTCGCCATTTAGAGCTTTTGATTTGTGTCCTAATGACACATTTTCAGCAATGACATTTCTTTCGAATTCGTTCATCGAAGCCATCACTTGTGTCATAAACCATCCAGTAGAACTTGTAAAATCTGTCTTTTCTGAAATAGACTCTAAACCGACATTGTTTTCCTGTAGTTCTTCAATAATCGAAATAGTATCTATTAAGCGACGACTTAAACGACTGAGTTTCCAGATGATGACTACATCAAAAAGACCCTCTTTACTGTCATCCAGTAAGTCCTGCAGTTGATAACGGTTTTCAATAGATTTTCCGCTGATACCTTCATCTGAGTATCCACCAACAAGCAAATACCCTTTTTGTTGACAATAGTCATTGATTACCTTTTTTTGAGCTCCAAGACTATAACCACTTATCGCTTGTTCCGCAGTACTAACTCGTGTATAGTAAACAGCTCGAATTGTTTTACTCATTTCCATAAAAATCTTCCTCTATTTGAACTCTATCATTTCTAAATCTAAGAAAAAGATTATCATGAGCAAAAGATGCACCTGTAAAACAATCAACGAAGATTCGATCTAATGTATTAACATCATCCTTTTTGAAATCAATGATAATGCCTACGATTTCATTTTCAGGATTCACTGCGAATGCAAGGAAATTATTCTCCTGAACAGCAGTGCTAGAACTATTCAATTCTAGGTAAATTCGTTCTAGATAGCTATCTCCAGTCTCTTTGATATCAAGCAAAATTACTTCAGGAGAGTTTTTGTCAAATTCAATATATAAGCCAACTAGAGCATTCTCATCTTCCTGATTGAATAAAGGGAAAAAGTTATTTGAAACGAAACTATCATTTTCGTCAAACCCTAGAAAAACTTGAGTCAGAGCATCATTGTATGTATTGTAACTATGTAGAATAAAAGTTGAAGCATCATAATTTGGTTGAGCGGTTCCTTTGTTTGTCATAGTAATTCCTCCTGTAAAATGTTTTTTTCTAAATCAGTTAAATAAATTTCTTTTACGGTTTTGTCGCCATTAACTTCTATCTTATCAATTATGCTTTGATAGAGTGTAAATTGAGAAAGGGTAGGGTTTATATCTACAGCTAAATTAAAATTAATAAGCTCGATTAATGACTCAGGAATCGTTGGGTCAATCTTAAGTTTTTTTTCACGATTCGATAAAGAAATCAACTGACTTTTAAGTTGGTCATCATCAATTAATCCTCGTTCAAAGGATTGTAATGCTTTTTGTTGTCTCTCTTTTAGCTGTTGTTGTTTCCTTTGGTTACTTTTTACAATTAATCCATTCTTGTTTGCTATGCGTTTCTTGAGTTGTCCAGATACATAGTCAGATTGAATGAATTGATGTGCTTTGTTACTAATGAATTGCTCTATTTCAATTGCATTAAGTATTATTCCATGACAATGGCGCTTGCCATTTGCAATATAATTAGAGCAAATGTAATAGTGATGGTCTTTGTGCTTTTGTGTAGTATGAGTTGGAGAACATAGTGAGCGACAATGAGGACATCGAATCTTTTTCTGTAAGATGTACCTTCTAGTTACTCGTTGAGCTTGCTTCCCCTTGCTGTTCATTTTATTAACAGCTTTCTGGAACAATTCTTTTTCAATAATGGGAAGGAGATGGCGATTTTCATCACCATATTTGCTTCGTATATTACCAATGTAAGAAGTGTTTTTTAGGATTGAATGGATTCTAGCTGGAGTCCACAATTTTTCATTCCAATTGAGTATTCCTAAATTATTTAAATGCTCAGCAATGGCTTTGTAACCTAGGTCTTCTTCCACATACAATTGAAAAATAAGGTGAACAATCTCTGCTTCTTCCTTGATGATTTCAAGTTCATCATCTATTATTCGATAACCGAAAGAGACGCTTTGATTAACCTTCTTTCCTTCCTGATGCATCTTCCTGTACGCAATTTGCTGATTGTCTTTGATGGTATCCAATTGATATTCTCCAATGGCTCCTAGTAAATGAATTAGTAATGTATCTTGAGCTTTGTTGTTACTTAAGCGTTCATTGATACTGATTACAGTGGTTTCATTATCTTGACAATACAGAAGAAAGTTTTGAAGTTCTTTCAAATTACGTGCTAAGCGGTCATGACGCCAAACTAAGATAACATCTATTGAGTGGGTAGCAATATATTCTTTCATTGCTTGAAAACCATTACGCTCAGTGTTTTTACCACTCATGACATCTTGAAAGCTAGCAATGATTTGGATATCGTTTGTTTTAGCATAATCCTCCAGCTCAGATAATTGAGCTGGAATGGATTGTTGCATTTCGGTTGATTGTCTTGCGTAGCAAACACCTGTTCTATTCATCTTCATCTTCATTTTCATCTTCTTGTACTCCTTCAAGTTGTATCATGACTTGGACTAACAAATCGAGGAACAACTTAATTTGATCATCTGTTTCTGATTCGTTCATTAGGTATCCTCCTTAAAGAATTAGATCATTGTCATCTAGAATAAAATCATCGTCAGATTGACTAAGATTCCCCAGCTTTTGGGTCAAACTAGGATGGGCTGATAGAGTGTAAGCATGATTTCCTTCGGGCTTAATTTCATGTAAGCCTGCTCTTACGTATTCATCTGGAATGGAAATGCGATAGCTAATAAACTTTTCACCCTCAATAATCTTCCTTGTCGTAATCCGATCTCGTTCAGTGGTTTTAATTACATCTGATTCAATCCACTTCTTGATAACAATCCTTGAATCTTCGAATCCTAAGGAACTTAATACATTGGAAAGCTCATCGCGATAAATGCATACAGTTTCTTCATCAAAGTATCCTATCTTAGTTCTACTTAATGGAGACAGTAAGGTCTGATTCGCAAGTAGATACTGTAATAATTTTTCGTGAGCTTCTTTTCCTATGTCGCGTGATCGATGAGACTGATTTTCTTGTTTGACTAGTAAGTCTCTAATCGCATCTGTATCGACCTGCAATATCTCAGTGTCATTTATCAGATTAGCAGTTGCTAAAATGATAGCTAACTTCTTCAATACTCGTTCACTTGTCACTGTTAACTCTAAGCTATTTCTTAATTCATCAATAGCATTTTCAAAGTAATACTCTATATCAGCATCTTCAGTAAATAATGTTTCTACAAAAGTTGGTAAGAGCCAACCATAGTTGGAAGAAATAGTAGATTTAATTAACTCTGCTTGTTCTGCTGATTGTGTCCAAGGGATATCCTGAAAGTTAAAAACTCGAACTTTAAGACCAGTATTTCCAGATAAACGATTAAATATATCGAGTTCTCCAGAGCTTAGAATGGTCGTTGACCAAGTGCCAACATCTTGCAATGACCCATCATTTTTTGCTCTTGATCGTCCTACCCCTTCTGTAAGAGTATAGATGAGCGTATCTAGTTTCTTATGATTGTTAGCACTCAGCTCATCAAATGCAATAGGAATACCATGAAGTCCTTCAAGTAGTCCAAGGTTAGCATTGTGTGTTCCGTTCCATGATCTCAGTAATGAGCGATGTCCCTTGTTGGGGTCGCCAGCAACCGAGATGGCTAATGATAAAGATGTAGTCTTTCCAATTGATGAATCACCTGAAAAATTGATAAGTAAGGACTTAAGGTCAGGATAACTATGATTCAAATGAGAAATAATGGGACTACTCAAACCAAGAACTACTGCTAGTTCAAGAGGGGTATGACCTTTTACAAAGGACTCATACATCATAAGCCAGTCATGTAAGGAACCCTGTGGTTTAAGAGTGAATTTTTCATGTCGGACTTCAATGTTATGGTTGAGAGCATTCTTTGTTAATACTTCATCTGTAATAAAAATTGTTTGGTCATTAAATTGACTAAAACCATAAGAGGTTACTATGTAGACAACTTCCGCTTCAAACATGCTTGTCAGCAAAGCCTCACTTAGGGTGCTTTTATTATTATGGTTAACATCAAGACCAAATCGCATTAGAGAGATAAGCCCTTGTGGTAGAAGCTCGGTATATGCAACAATAGTCTTTTGCAAAGTATGCAAAATTGAATGTCTGTACTCAATTTCATAACTCTGCTCATTCGTATCATGGTTAATAAAAACCTTTGATACTTTTGCATAGAGAGAACAGATAACCTTGTCACGGATAATGCCATTTTCAATGCTATAAGTGAAATCGTTAATCTGTAAATCTTGGTGCCCATTAATTTCCATAATTTAACCTCCCTCTCGTAACGATGATCTCTTTGGCAAGAGCTTTTGAGGCAATAAAATCTAAAGCCCAGACTGATGTAAAATCAAAAGGGTCAACACGTCTGGATAAAACAAAGATTTCTTCATGAGAATTTAATTTCTCCATAATCTCTTCTTCTAAATAGATAAAAGGTCTTTCTAATCCATAACCATAGAATGATTTTACGTTAGCTATTTTATCCGTGTGTGCTTTTGAGACTTTTAAAGTGATATATGGTAGATAATAGTTACCACCATAAATTGATTGCCTTTCTGGTTTGATTATTAAACAGATACTTTCTTCTTCTTCGAAAATTAAAGCAACTGAAGCAACTACACAAAGGTGATTACTTTTCTCCTCAAGCTCATTTGTATTTGTAAAATCTGAAATGTAATTTACCATGTTCTAATCCTTTCTGTTTTTTGTACTTAAAGTTCCGATACTCCTTCCCCGTTTGTTAAATTAATCATCCGTAATTAATTGCTACGGTAAATGCATAATAAAACATTTAGGAAAATGAAACTCGGACTTAAAAGACTAAGTTAAAAGGAAGTTTAGTCCGGAAAGTTGATTCAGGATAAATACAAAAAACCTATTCAATTAAGAATAGGGAGTCATAAAGCGTAATTAAGAAGAACTAGATATCTTTTCTTTTAACATAAATAAAAGGATGGGTTCCATTGGGTAAATAAGAAGATAAAGATTGTAAAAGCTTAATAATTTGCTTATTAAAAACGAAATGAAGTTTTGGAGAAAGGGAACTCGCTTCTTGCAAAACTCTAAAATCTTTAAAATCTGAGTATTCATACTTAATAGTATGCGTGTTAGGTTTTAATCCTTTCAACTTTTCGAGCAATAATGAAAGCTGTGCTTGATCTTCTTTAAATCTTGCTCTGATATCCGTGTGTAGATCGTGACGAGAAATCCGTAGGTTAAATAAATCAAAAATAACTGTCAGAGTTTTTTCCTTATTTTTACTATTTAAGTTCATAATTTTATTTGGAAAGGTAATTTTTGAATAATCTTTTTCTTCAGGGAACAAGATAATTCTATCTTCCAGTTTTAATTCTGGATTTCTTTTTGAATGTTTCCTAGTGTAACTATTATGTGAACTTGGAAGAAATGCATCATCTTTTTTGAGTAAGTTAACATAGTATTCTAAATAGAAATTATATTTTTCAACAAGACTAACGGGGTGATGATTTTTGGCGAGAGGTTCTAATAACATGGCAAGCAACATATCATCGTTATACAACTCATAGTTTTTTTGAAAAATAAACTTTGATTTTTTATATTGTAATTTTTCAGATTCTTCAGCTATTATACTAAAGTCTTTAATTAGCTTATCACTACTACCGTAGCTAACAAGAAAGTAGAGGAGATAGAGTAAAACAGGGGAACTAATCTCTAAATCGTAGAAGTCCTTCTTTGATATTAACTTTAATAATTCTGGTTGAGATAATTTTAAGAAATTGTGAAGATCAGACGTTAACTTATACTCGTATACGTCCTTATCCATTTCATCATCAAGTGGGAAAAACTTCGATATTAAATCCTCTAGTTCCTCAAGTTCATCTTTGAATAAATCTCGATTCCACTTTAAACTAAACAGATAGATAGAAATCAAGTATTTAATAGTAAGCATTGTTATCTGATTACCATTTTTGTCACCGTATGATCTGTCGGCTGATTTAAGACTTTTTGCTTCTACCTTTAATATAGATGCTGTACGATACGAATCGTATTCCTGACCTATGTAACCATCTTTCTTTTTTCGTGGTTTGGAACCAATATAGAGCAAATTCTCTCTAAAATTTTTCAATGTCATAGTAGTCTTTTCTGTATCTTCTTCCATATAAGTCACTTCCTCACTCTTAAATAATCTTTTTGGTACGTTAGTATTGATTATATAATAGAATTCATTACTATAGCAACGCTTTCAATATTTTAAGTGCTGTTTTAAATTTAAGAATTAGGAGTGAATTATTAATAATGTTGTAGATTTCAAATCATTCATAGCTGACTATCAACTAATACCCAATTCTTTTGAACTTTAGGAGAGAGTGGATGATAACACTTCAGTTTGTTGCTGTCAGTTAACACTTTTACTTTTTCACTTAAATCTTCCTTTTTGAGCAAAGCTAGTAATTGCTTTAAGCGTTGTTTAACTTGTTTGTTCTTTTCAGGGAGACTACCGTAAGCTAAAATGATGAGATTTGAATCTTTACAGCAGGCTAAAATTTGTTCATCATTGCTCTTGTTAGTCGCTGTCTTGAAGTTGTAGGTGTGCTTCCCGTTCTTCGGGAATTCGGGAAATCTTGGTTTTGAGAATAGGTTAACAGAAAAAAATCCACCAAAACCCAGCTTGTGAATGCTGTTTGTCATGTGCATCGTTGTCAAATCAGTAATCACTAATTCACTAATGGATGGATACAAAGTGATAATAGTGACTTTTGGTTGCTTGGGATCCCATATACGCTCTAGGACATAGCGATGTGACCCATCATCTTCTTCAATCGTTTTTACTGTAATCAGTGTTGTTAATTCTTTCATTGTGCAAACCCCTTTGTTCTATTTTTTCGTTTAATCTCTTTAGAGACAGCAGTAGCAATTAGTACTAAAACATCTAAGAAAAGTGTAATGTAAAACATTCTCTTCAACTCCTCAATTTTTTTTCATCAATCCAATAAGGATAATTTGGACAATAACAAAAGATTTTAGAATAGATAACTTAAACATTGTAATCTTCCTTTTGAATTTGATATTGCATTAACTGTGAATCTACGATTAAACCAATCAAACTCAATGGTAGAGACAAATTGCCTATGGGTTCTATAAAATACACCATGACATCGTTAACCACATAAAGAGAGGTCAGAACACTTTGATTTGGCTGAAAAAATGATGCGTAATCAGCAGGTAAGAAAGAATCATCTAATTCTTCAAATTCAAATACATACGATTCATATGCTAGGTCATCCCTAGTAATTGGATGACCTAAGTGTTTGCTAATCCATTCAAGTGCTAATGACTCTTTACTCATGAATAACACCTCCTTTGTTCAAATAACCTTCCTTTAAGAAAGAGAAATACTCTGTTGGAGATACAATCAAATGATCTACTAGTTCAATGCCTAGTAATTCACCACATTTCTGAATGACCCTTGTGAAATAGATGTCAGTCTCGGAAGGTGTCACATCATAGGATGGGTGATTATGAGCTAAAAACAGACGAGCAGAATTAGATAAAATAGCATTTTTGAATACCTCCCTAGGTGTTGCGATGGTTGCATTCAGCGAACCAACCG
This window of the Fundicoccus culcitae genome carries:
- a CDS encoding recombinase family protein — protein: MKMKMKMNRTGVCYARQSTEMQQSIPAQLSELEDYAKTNDIQIIASFQDVMSGKNTERNGFQAMKEYIATHSIDVILVWRHDRLARNLKELQNFLLYCQDNETTVISINERLSNNKAQDTLLIHLLGAIGEYQLDTIKDNQQIAYRKMHQEGKKVNQSVSFGYRIIDDELEIIKEEAEIVHLIFQLYVEEDLGYKAIAEHLNNLGILNWNEKLWTPARIHSILKNTSYIGNIRSKYGDENRHLLPIIEKELFQKAVNKMNSKGKQAQRVTRRYILQKKIRCPHCRSLCSPTHTTQKHKDHHYYICSNYIANGKRHCHGIILNAIEIEQFISNKAHQFIQSDYVSGQLKKRIANKNGLIVKSNQRKQQQLKERQQKALQSFERGLIDDDQLKSQLISLSNREKKLKIDPTIPESLIELINFNLAVDINPTLSQFTLYQSIIDKIEVNGDKTVKEIYLTDLEKNILQEELL
- a CDS encoding DUF1643 domain-containing protein, with amino-acid sequence MKELTTLITVKTIEEDDGSHRYVLERIWDPKQPKVTIITLYPSISELVITDLTTMHMTNSIHKLGFGGFFSVNLFSKPRFPEFPKNGKHTYNFKTATNKSNDEQILACCKDSNLIILAYGSLPEKNKQVKQRLKQLLALLKKEDLSEKVKVLTDSNKLKCYHPLSPKVQKNWVLVDSQL
- a CDS encoding JAB domain-containing protein, which gives rise to METVSYVELKQVIVDQIEYGDVRLASTDEVSNFTRDFIGSNDRETLIVIGVNTKSAINFISTVSVGSLNATIATPREVFKNAILSNSARLFLAHNHPSYDVTPSETDIYFTRVIQKCGELLGIELVDHLIVSPTEYFSFLKEGYLNKGGVIHE
- a CDS encoding recombinase family protein encodes the protein MEMSKTIRAVYYTRVSTAEQAISGYSLGAQKKVINDYCQQKGYLLVGGYSDEGISGKSIENRYQLQDLLDDSKEGLFDVVIIWKLSRLSRRLIDTISIIEELQENNVGLESISEKTDFTSSTGWFMTQVMASMNEFERNVIAENVSLGHKSKALNGEWNGNRVLGYDNLQNKTHKNTLVVNQDEAKIIKHIYNSYIGGMGLRAIANDLNQQGYVTKKGNPFSSVAVKDILENPVYCGDIVYGRNAKNIKELQGNPIKSKGKHEAIIDKTTWNKVAQLREIRSRNPEKSRTGANILTGIIKCPQCGGHMVINNSYYKKKDGTKVHKKYYVCGTFKNKGSSVCRGNGINAEIAEQKVADRLEGLLNSPDLIKHLLTKMKEENTVGKEQLKRKRLKTTEKIIKIQNNVLVYQEKIESEPDFSDIWQEAILRLKSEITELQNEILALDKRLEKDFSDYDINQVVSIVNRLVRLAKGTKNKEVLKDIYLAFIKEIQWNKNTEKFDILLCFNEANIAEYLKMNPSPDPNDSPQINTPKIESDDKKNLQDGRFFLRSPIEFWI
- the istB gene encoding IS21-like element helper ATPase IstB — its product is MTFTKERLIELCRELRLPSIRKMVQEEGTFHNPTEAFPVLLQVLEQEKNDRFIRSKQNRIRIANFPQKKLLEELVIDALPEQAKQKLPHLKSLDFIKEGQNVILTGSPGTGKSHIAIGLGMEACLTGYRVFFATVPSLINQLKEHRSERTLRSFELKFENYDLVIIDELGYISFDKEGAELLFSHLSLRAGRKSTIITSNLSFLKWQEIFHDPVLTAALTDRLTHKSHVVNMIGPSYRMKETEQWIKDNSKMTVAQF
- a CDS encoding Mor transcription activator family protein, with product MSFNDTNPDDWQVIYEDLSSIIGKENTLKIFEVYKGMYINFPMRILSKEGLENIISKEYDGSNSNKLASKYGYSVRHINRIVSDLKKRKGRNNLNL
- a CDS encoding DUF927 domain-containing protein; translated protein: MEINGHQDLQINDFTYSIENGIIRDKVICSLYAKVSKVFINHDTNEQSYEIEYRHSILHTLQKTIVAYTELLPQGLISLMRFGLDVNHNNKSTLSEALLTSMFEAEVVYIVTSYGFSQFNDQTIFITDEVLTKNALNHNIEVRHEKFTLKPQGSLHDWLMMYESFVKGHTPLELAVVLGLSSPIISHLNHSYPDLKSLLINFSGDSSIGKTTSLSLAISVAGDPNKGHRSLLRSWNGTHNANLGLLEGLHGIPIAFDELSANNHKKLDTLIYTLTEGVGRSRAKNDGSLQDVGTWSTTILSSGELDIFNRLSGNTGLKVRVFNFQDIPWTQSAEQAELIKSTISSNYGWLLPTFVETLFTEDADIEYYFENAIDELRNSLELTVTSERVLKKLAIILATANLINDTEILQVDTDAIRDLLVKQENQSHRSRDIGKEAHEKLLQYLLANQTLLSPLSRTKIGYFDEETVCIYRDELSNVLSSLGFEDSRIVIKKWIESDVIKTTERDRITTRKIIEGEKFISYRISIPDEYVRAGLHEIKPEGNHAYTLSAHPSLTQKLGNLSQSDDDFILDDNDLIL
- the istB gene encoding IS21-like element helper ATPase IstB, with the protein product MKIEEAARELKLAYIREHYTDYLKEATHRGLNLEEALNELLCEEVTQRRERSHQRRIKQAKFDQKKYLADFDDSVFDEYPRQQLCQLKTLDFIKRKENAILIGNPGTGKTHFSIGIGIEACLQGLSVQFVNAPNLIIQLKEAVTQSQFVRFKRRFESVDLVIIDELGYLSFDESGAELLFNLLSNRNDKGSIMLTTNLTFDRWQECFKDPTLTGALVDRLAYQANVIDMRGESYRIKQTSSWIDSMTDR